Proteins from a single region of Arenicella xantha:
- the ccmB gene encoding heme exporter protein CcmB: MSTLSLYFLREWKLMFRNTSSLIQPLVFFVIIALLFPFSLPAESALLQKIGGGVIWVSAVLATLLSLESMFYTDYIDGSLEQALIHPRSVTLAMLGKVLAQWTGTGLILSCFSPLLCLTFNIPSSQIWVLFASLILGTPSLTLIGAIGAALTVTLRRGGVLIAIIILPLYIPILIFGAGTLTQAAQGLPIAGQLYALAAILALALTLAPFAIAGALRVTIE; the protein is encoded by the coding sequence ATGAGCACACTCTCACTATATTTTTTACGCGAATGGAAACTGATGTTTCGCAACACCAGTTCGCTAATTCAGCCACTTGTATTCTTTGTTATTATCGCCTTACTATTCCCGTTCAGCCTACCTGCTGAGTCTGCCCTACTACAAAAAATTGGCGGTGGTGTTATTTGGGTATCGGCGGTACTTGCGACGCTGTTAAGCCTTGAAAGCATGTTCTATACCGACTACATCGACGGTTCTCTAGAGCAAGCGTTAATCCATCCCCGCTCAGTAACTCTAGCAATGCTCGGCAAGGTTTTGGCTCAATGGACCGGCACAGGCTTGATATTGTCGTGCTTTTCGCCATTACTCTGCCTGACTTTCAATATACCTAGCAGCCAAATTTGGGTATTATTCGCAAGCTTAATATTGGGGACTCCCAGTCTTACTTTGATTGGTGCAATTGGTGCCGCATTAACGGTTACCTTACGCAGAGGCGGAGTGTTGATCGCCATCATCATCTTACCGCTGTATATTCCCATCTTAATTTTTGGCGCAGGCACGTTAACCCAAGCTGCGCAGGGATTACCGATTGCCGGCCAGCTGTATGCACTTGCAGCGATCTTGGCATTAGCATTAACGCTCGCACCGTTTGCCATAGCTGGCGCGCTACGAGT
- a CDS encoding AAA family ATPase, with translation MLKSDQVLGAIPAFFGLMSNKMSFGETRLESMHDLELLIDAGRRLIVVETEREASMMTGFRRLSDGASKAYFQWTVTQGLLRLADGYVAQTVNKDVNQLFGQIQSTHQAGVYILIDFHHYLHEPVAIRHIKDTVLNCPQHTLILLSQKVKLPDDLAPYASKFTLPLPSKSALRSLITRLADEWAESQRKSLKMESRAVVGKLLDALQGIPLAEAEKMAHRAIWNDGVLDSSDVNEVTQAKFDLLNQNSVLSLQLDHPNLAEIAGFNGFKQWLSLREKVFVGEVALPTGDIPKGVLLIGVQGCGKSLAAKAVAGAWQLPLLHLDFGRIYNQYVGQTEANFRAALATADTMSPCVLWIDEIEKGLSAQSVSDDISRRLLATFLTWLAEKKTSVFVVATANNVDQLPPEVMRKGRFDEVFFVDLPVLEERVAILTLHLQRRDQTLDLQNIEALAEATDGFSGAELEQLVVSAMYQLIEQRAPVSLEVLLALANQTKPLSVLMRESVQGLRMWAEGRTTPV, from the coding sequence GTGCTTAAATCTGACCAAGTGCTTGGTGCTATTCCGGCATTTTTTGGTCTAATGTCTAACAAAATGAGCTTTGGAGAGACTCGATTGGAATCAATGCATGATTTGGAGTTACTGATTGACGCGGGTCGGCGATTGATCGTGGTGGAGACGGAGCGAGAGGCCAGCATGATGACGGGCTTTCGTCGTCTGTCTGACGGTGCTTCGAAAGCGTATTTTCAATGGACTGTTACGCAAGGCTTATTACGCTTAGCAGACGGCTATGTGGCGCAAACGGTAAACAAAGATGTCAATCAACTGTTTGGTCAAATACAAAGTACCCATCAGGCTGGTGTATACATATTAATTGATTTTCACCATTACCTGCACGAGCCTGTTGCTATTCGGCATATCAAAGATACGGTATTAAATTGCCCTCAACATACGCTGATTTTGTTGTCGCAAAAAGTGAAATTACCGGATGACCTTGCGCCCTATGCGAGCAAGTTTACCCTGCCGCTACCGAGTAAGTCGGCTTTGCGATCACTGATTACTCGCTTGGCTGATGAGTGGGCTGAGTCGCAGCGTAAGTCACTGAAAATGGAGAGTCGTGCGGTAGTTGGAAAGTTGCTTGATGCCTTGCAAGGCATTCCACTGGCTGAGGCCGAAAAAATGGCTCATCGAGCGATTTGGAATGATGGAGTTCTGGACTCGTCTGATGTTAACGAGGTAACGCAAGCAAAGTTCGACTTGCTCAATCAAAATAGCGTGCTTTCCTTGCAGTTGGATCACCCGAATTTGGCGGAAATTGCCGGGTTTAATGGATTCAAGCAGTGGTTATCACTACGTGAAAAGGTGTTTGTTGGTGAGGTGGCTTTACCGACTGGGGATATACCAAAAGGCGTTTTATTGATTGGTGTGCAAGGATGCGGAAAGAGTCTTGCGGCCAAAGCGGTTGCTGGTGCATGGCAATTGCCTTTATTGCATCTGGATTTTGGTCGTATTTACAATCAGTACGTTGGCCAGACCGAAGCCAATTTTCGAGCTGCGTTAGCAACCGCCGATACCATGTCGCCGTGTGTTCTTTGGATTGATGAAATTGAAAAGGGCCTGTCTGCGCAGTCTGTTTCGGATGATATTTCACGTCGACTATTGGCCACGTTTCTTACTTGGTTGGCAGAGAAGAAGACCTCCGTGTTTGTGGTAGCGACAGCGAACAATGTCGATCAACTTCCGCCAGAGGTCATGCGCAAGGGGCGCTTTGATGAAGTGTTTTTTGTAGATCTACCGGTGCTTGAGGAGCGTGTGGCGATACTCACATTGCACCTGCAAAGACGCGATCAAACCTTGGATTTGCAAAATATAGAAGCACTGGCTGAGGCAACTGATGGCTTTTCCGGAGCAGAGTTGGAGCAGTTGGTTGTGTCGGCAATGTACCAGCTTATAGAGCAGCGCGCGCCGGTGTCGTTGGAAGTGTTGCTGGCATTGGCCAACCAAACTAAGCCATTGTCGGTGTTAATGCGAGAATCAGTGCAGGGTCTGCGTATGTGGGCAGAAGGGCGCACCACGCCAGTTTAG
- the ccmA gene encoding cytochrome c biogenesis heme-transporting ATPase CcmA, with protein sequence MLETTTLLVERLRCVRGERELFSDLTFSVNAGMCLHVLGANGSGKSSLLRILCGLRRADEGEVYWQDQPIVGNTEFLATSGFIGHTDGLKSELTAIENLRWYQHLANQKGEDELDDCLEKLGILRCADLVTGQLSFGQRRRLAFARLLLAPQKLWILDEPFTGIDVNGRKTIESLCVAHLQAGGSIIMTHHQSLEGGALSAYRTELNLH encoded by the coding sequence ATGCTTGAAACCACAACTTTGTTGGTTGAACGATTACGTTGCGTGCGGGGCGAACGTGAGCTGTTCTCAGACTTAACTTTCTCAGTGAATGCTGGTATGTGTTTACACGTACTCGGCGCTAACGGAAGCGGCAAGTCCAGCTTATTGAGAATTCTGTGTGGTTTGCGACGCGCTGACGAAGGCGAAGTCTATTGGCAAGACCAACCAATTGTGGGCAACACCGAGTTTCTCGCTACCTCCGGCTTCATCGGGCATACCGATGGCTTAAAGAGCGAATTAACCGCTATTGAAAACCTTCGTTGGTATCAGCATCTGGCCAATCAAAAAGGCGAAGACGAACTGGATGACTGCCTCGAAAAACTTGGCATTCTGCGCTGTGCAGACTTAGTCACTGGGCAATTATCGTTTGGCCAGCGACGACGACTCGCATTTGCGCGCTTATTGCTTGCTCCCCAGAAGTTGTGGATCCTAGATGAACCATTTACCGGCATTGACGTGAACGGCCGCAAGACCATCGAATCGCTCTGTGTGGCGCACCTACAGGCTGGTGGATCCATCATAATGACTCATCATCAAAGCCTTGAAGGCGGCGCCTTGAGTGCTTATCGCACCGAGCTGAATCTACATTAA
- a CDS encoding tetratricopeptide repeat protein — protein sequence MPSKPSRSEIESALSGQNERRKRATKKSASPELELDSTPRRRQVIGGDLTGVAGRPKPSILSRCADLGLPYWIGVALVALILLAFFWPKSGDSTREVIQAQALTQEALISNIEPIPGSEQPVVAENPVFTRDSDADRAEAFREQESEDRQIRSLIKKAEAHIAKGEYTEPKQGNAAQSYLAALAINPTNSEAKSGLNDLSDRFLTAGFGALENDNEALAKASLARLKKIDGSSEQTSELSDAIDGWQSQKKIEELLSKANTAFEAEALILPARKNALYYYREALAVDESNQAALAGIQDIADLYIARANAAVVEGKYQAAAAHLATVSVIDPNHASIQLIEAMLENATPIAAQIPPDNTDPYPVKADETPAPSNESTDSTIASDTNTSTNATEPPVQDIDIDTPLTIPATQPSGEKTPPRLASEQADFDRQYLKQGLEAYYKGEYDTAAALLQPLADKGIARAQFRLAYMHYLGRGFTANRQEADRMIRAALPAIRKFAEEGRAWAQSDLGSLYEDGLVLARDFAEAVYWYRSAAEQGYPGAQTNLGMMYVRGRGVTTSRRTAIEWFQRAAKQGDSVAKNNLEALGVN from the coding sequence ATGCCGTCCAAACCATCTAGATCAGAAATTGAATCGGCGCTATCGGGTCAAAATGAGCGACGTAAGCGCGCCACTAAAAAGTCGGCTTCGCCTGAGCTTGAACTCGACTCAACGCCCCGGCGCAGACAAGTAATCGGTGGTGATTTGACCGGCGTTGCTGGCCGACCAAAACCCAGCATCTTAAGCCGATGCGCCGACCTAGGACTGCCCTATTGGATTGGCGTCGCATTAGTCGCTTTAATCTTACTCGCATTCTTCTGGCCCAAGTCTGGCGACTCAACGCGTGAAGTTATTCAAGCCCAAGCGCTGACCCAAGAAGCATTAATAAGCAACATCGAGCCGATTCCAGGCTCAGAACAACCCGTTGTTGCCGAAAACCCTGTGTTTACCCGTGACAGCGATGCCGACAGAGCCGAAGCATTTCGTGAGCAAGAGTCCGAAGACCGACAAATTCGTAGTTTAATCAAAAAGGCCGAAGCACATATCGCCAAAGGCGAGTATACCGAGCCCAAACAAGGTAACGCAGCGCAAAGCTATTTAGCCGCGCTGGCGATCAATCCGACTAACAGCGAAGCTAAAAGCGGTTTAAATGATTTGAGTGATCGTTTTCTTACCGCCGGATTCGGAGCGCTCGAAAACGACAACGAAGCATTGGCCAAAGCGTCTTTAGCACGTTTGAAAAAAATTGACGGATCATCCGAACAAACCAGTGAGCTGAGCGATGCCATTGATGGCTGGCAATCACAAAAGAAAATTGAAGAACTCCTCTCTAAGGCAAACACCGCCTTCGAAGCGGAAGCGCTGATTTTACCGGCCAGAAAAAATGCACTGTATTATTATCGAGAGGCATTAGCGGTAGACGAATCAAATCAGGCAGCACTGGCTGGCATTCAAGATATTGCCGACCTGTATATCGCACGCGCCAATGCCGCGGTTGTCGAAGGAAAATATCAAGCGGCCGCGGCTCACCTTGCAACGGTAAGTGTGATTGACCCCAACCACGCCTCAATCCAATTAATTGAAGCGATGTTGGAAAATGCGACTCCAATAGCCGCCCAAATACCGCCCGATAACACCGACCCTTATCCAGTCAAAGCGGACGAGACTCCAGCACCGAGCAACGAATCCACCGATTCGACCATCGCTTCTGACACAAATACCAGCACTAACGCAACTGAACCGCCCGTTCAAGACATTGATATTGATACCCCGCTAACGATCCCTGCCACGCAGCCAAGCGGTGAGAAAACTCCGCCACGGCTAGCAAGCGAGCAAGCGGACTTTGACCGCCAATACCTCAAACAAGGACTCGAAGCCTATTACAAAGGTGAGTACGATACCGCCGCCGCGCTACTCCAACCACTGGCTGACAAGGGGATCGCACGAGCGCAGTTCCGCTTAGCCTATATGCATTACCTCGGACGAGGCTTCACGGCCAACCGACAAGAAGCCGACCGCATGATTCGCGCCGCACTGCCGGCGATCCGCAAGTTTGCCGAAGAAGGTCGAGCTTGGGCTCAATCTGACCTTGGCAGTCTCTACGAAGATGGTTTGGTGTTGGCGCGTGATTTTGCTGAAGCCGTTTATTGGTACCGCTCAGCAGCAGAACAAGGCTACCCAGGAGCGCAGACCAATTTGGGCATGATGTATGTTCGAGGCCGAGGAGTCACCACTAGCCGCCGCACCGCAATCGAATGGTTCCAGCGCGCGGCTAAGCAAGGTGACAGTGTTGCAAAAAATAATCTCGAAGCTCTGGGCGTAAATTAA
- a CDS encoding PPK2 family polyphosphate kinase — translation MDFDQFRVATPTSFELAKLPTDYDGGVKDDDLKELREELWLELAEWQERLYAENKQSLLVVFQAMDAAGKDSSIGKLTSALSAHGCHVKSFKKPSTLEAGHDFLWRIHAAAPKSGEMTMFNRSHYEDVLIVKVHQWADAETIERRYDHINNFERLLADRGTKVVKFMLNISKDYQLERFQRRLENPDKHWKFNPGDLDERAKWSDYMHAFESAIGRCSSDEAPWYIVPAENRKYRDVMIASVLRDTLKAMDPQYPEPDFDPTVYTVDSIS, via the coding sequence ATGGATTTCGATCAGTTTCGCGTAGCGACACCTACTTCTTTTGAACTTGCCAAGCTCCCAACCGACTATGACGGTGGTGTCAAAGACGACGACTTAAAAGAGCTTCGAGAAGAGTTATGGTTAGAGCTTGCTGAATGGCAGGAGCGACTTTACGCTGAAAACAAACAATCATTGTTGGTGGTGTTTCAGGCTATGGATGCGGCCGGTAAAGATAGCTCTATTGGCAAACTAACCTCGGCACTGAGTGCGCACGGTTGTCATGTTAAGAGTTTTAAAAAACCAAGCACCTTGGAGGCCGGCCACGACTTTCTTTGGCGCATCCATGCGGCGGCCCCTAAATCAGGTGAAATGACTATGTTTAATCGGTCACATTATGAAGATGTGCTGATTGTCAAAGTGCATCAATGGGCTGATGCTGAGACTATAGAGCGGCGTTATGACCACATTAATAATTTTGAACGTTTATTAGCTGATCGCGGCACCAAAGTGGTTAAATTCATGTTGAATATATCGAAAGATTATCAGCTCGAACGTTTCCAACGCCGTTTAGAAAACCCCGATAAACACTGGAAATTTAATCCAGGCGATTTGGATGAGCGGGCTAAATGGTCTGACTACATGCACGCCTTTGAATCAGCAATAGGTCGGTGCTCAAGTGACGAGGCGCCTTGGTATATTGTGCCCGCGGAGAACCGAAAATATCGCGACGTGATGATCGCCAGCGTGCTGCGAGATACGCTTAAGGCAATGGACCCACAATATCCTGAACCGGATTTTGATCCAACAGTGTATACCGTCGATTCAATTAGTTAA